One window of the Candidatus Binataceae bacterium genome contains the following:
- the ruvA gene encoding Holliday junction branch migration protein RuvA, with translation MIATLSGRLKHREAGRVVIETGGVGYEVSIPLATYYRLPGLGAQVALEIRQVVREDSLTLYGFFTRAEKQAFDLLMLVQHVGPKLALAILSVLSPDDLVSAIAHADVERLDAVPGVGAKVAERVVRELRDKTAELKLIGSGPVEDFDGAANGAPEGGASELDDAVSALVNLGYKPLQARRAVDAAAARGGGEKRELEAIIRESLAELAGER, from the coding sequence ATGATCGCCACGCTAAGCGGCAGGCTCAAGCATCGCGAAGCCGGCAGGGTTGTGATCGAGACCGGCGGCGTCGGCTACGAGGTTTCGATCCCGCTTGCTACCTACTACCGCCTGCCCGGGCTGGGGGCGCAGGTCGCGCTCGAGATTCGCCAGGTCGTGCGCGAAGACTCGCTGACCCTCTATGGATTTTTCACCCGCGCGGAAAAGCAGGCGTTCGACCTGCTGATGCTGGTGCAGCACGTCGGTCCGAAGCTCGCGCTGGCGATCCTCTCGGTGCTCTCGCCCGACGACCTGGTGAGCGCGATCGCGCACGCAGACGTCGAGCGGCTCGACGCCGTGCCCGGCGTCGGCGCCAAGGTGGCCGAGCGCGTGGTGCGCGAACTGCGCGACAAGACCGCCGAGCTCAAGCTGATCGGGTCGGGGCCGGTCGAAGACTTCGACGGCGCCGCCAACGGCGCCCCTGAAGGCGGCGCTTCCGAACTCGACGATGCCGTTTCGGCGCTGGTCAATCTCGGCTACAAGCCGCTCCAGGCGCGCCGCGCAGTGGACGCCGCCGCCGCGCGCGGCGGCGGGGAGAAACGCGAGCTCGAAGCGATCATCCGCGAGTCGCTCGCGGAGCTGGCCGGTGAAAGGTAA
- a CDS encoding nuclear transport factor 2 family protein, with protein MTAADYKERAIRFLENFNHPDPRIFEELVTDDFRFEMITTMKEFEPARGKAEFARAETERLLALFPDGLKMKLGAIVCEPPHVAVQASCDTVAMNGRRYLQRYHFYLRFEGSLIAEGLEFNDTNLVREVFLT; from the coding sequence ATGACCGCGGCGGATTACAAGGAGCGCGCAATCCGGTTTCTCGAAAATTTCAACCATCCCGATCCACGAATTTTCGAGGAGCTCGTCACCGACGACTTCAGATTCGAGATGATCACGACCATGAAAGAGTTCGAGCCCGCGCGGGGCAAGGCGGAATTTGCGCGGGCTGAGACCGAACGCCTCCTGGCGCTTTTTCCGGACGGCTTGAAGATGAAGCTCGGCGCTATCGTCTGCGAGCCTCCGCACGTGGCGGTTCAGGCCTCATGCGATACTGTTGCGATGAACGGTCGGCGCTACCTGCAGCGTTATCACTTCTACCTGCGCTTCGAGGGCAGTCTGATCGCCGAAGGGCTCGAGTTCAACGACACCAACCTCGTGCGCGAAGTATTTCTGACCTGA
- the ruvB gene encoding Holliday junction branch migration DNA helicase RuvB has product MKGKPQEDQAEAMVEPARLAAPGQREEDRALDLSLRPRMLGEFVGQERTRKILGMSIEAARQRGEVLDHVLFSGPPGLGKTSLAHIIARERKVSMRSTSGPAIERAGDLAAIVSGLEEGDVLFIDEIHRLARPVEEVLYPAMEDFELNIVVGKGMGARTMPLAVKPFTLVGATTRSGLLSAPLRDRFGQHFHLDFYVRDELTEIVARSARLLGVRIDEEGTREIAGRARGTPRVANRLLRRVRDFAQVSAAASVTREVAICALELLEIDACGFDRMDRAILAAIIDKFDGGPVGVESLAAAVGEEADTIGEVYEPYLLQEGFIARTARGRVATPRAYSHLGRSRRGTLL; this is encoded by the coding sequence GTGAAAGGTAAGCCACAAGAGGACCAGGCCGAGGCGATGGTCGAGCCGGCGCGGCTCGCTGCGCCGGGACAGCGCGAGGAGGACCGCGCGCTCGACCTCTCCCTGCGTCCGCGCATGCTCGGAGAGTTCGTCGGGCAGGAGCGCACGCGCAAGATCCTCGGGATGTCGATTGAAGCGGCGCGCCAGCGCGGCGAGGTCCTCGATCACGTGCTCTTTTCCGGGCCGCCCGGACTCGGCAAGACCTCGCTCGCGCATATCATCGCGCGCGAGCGTAAGGTCAGCATGCGCTCGACCTCGGGACCGGCGATCGAGCGCGCCGGCGACCTCGCGGCGATCGTCAGCGGGCTCGAGGAAGGCGACGTCCTGTTCATCGACGAAATTCATCGCCTCGCCCGCCCGGTCGAGGAGGTGCTCTACCCGGCGATGGAGGACTTCGAGCTCAACATCGTGGTCGGCAAGGGGATGGGTGCGCGCACGATGCCGCTCGCAGTCAAGCCGTTCACTCTGGTCGGCGCGACCACGCGTTCGGGCCTCTTGAGCGCGCCGCTGCGCGATCGCTTCGGCCAGCACTTTCATCTGGATTTCTATGTCCGCGACGAACTGACCGAGATCGTCGCACGCTCGGCGCGATTGCTTGGCGTGCGGATCGACGAAGAGGGCACGCGCGAGATCGCGGGCCGCGCGCGCGGCACGCCGCGCGTCGCCAATCGTCTCCTGCGCCGCGTGCGCGACTTCGCCCAGGTCAGCGCCGCCGCATCGGTGACGCGTGAGGTTGCGATCTGCGCGCTCGAGCTGCTCGAGATCGACGCCTGCGGCTTCGACCGGATGGACCGCGCGATCCTGGCCGCGATTATCGACAAGTTCGACGGCGGGCCGGTCGGAGTCGAGAGCCTGGCGGCGGCGGTGGGCGAGGAAGCCGACACCATAGGCGAAGTTTACGAGCCCTACCTGCTGCAGGAGGGATTCATCGCGCGCACGGCGCGCGGCCGCGTCGCCACCCCGCGCGCCTATAGCCATCTCGGACGCAGCCGCCGCGGCACGCTCCTCTAG